In one Rutidosis leptorrhynchoides isolate AG116_Rl617_1_P2 chromosome 8, CSIRO_AGI_Rlap_v1, whole genome shotgun sequence genomic region, the following are encoded:
- the LOC139862818 gene encoding probable carboxylesterase 17, which translates to MATISLSQRSTNFQRSNHNSVVEEINGLIRVHKDGHVERPPIVPHVSCMVPSELDVIARDVMINTFTNLWARLYAPDNRRFSLKLPVIVYFHGGGFCVGSAAWACYHDFLTNLARVTCCVVVSVNYRLAPENRLPVAYDDGVNAVMWLKQDSLKGTINELKCCDFSKLYLAGDSAGGNIAYHVASRLVSRSILLPQGIILIQPFFGGESRTTSEKHSMQPVYSALTLSSSDTYWRLVLPLGFKRDHPFCNPLAKGAPNLSDMRIFKVMVCVAELDILKDRNLEFTTVLASAGARVQSVIHKDVGHAFHVLQNYPMARTRTNELISQVKAFINQ; encoded by the coding sequence ATGGCTACAATATCATTAAGTCAAAGGTCAACCAATTTTCAACGATCGAACCATAACTCGGTTGTTGAAGAGATCAATGGGTTAATACGAGTTCACAAAGATGGTCACGTCGAGAGACCTCCGATTGTACCTCATGTTTCTTGCATGGTACCTTCGGAGCTCGACGTAATAGCCAGAGATGTTATGATAAACACGTTTACTAATTTGTGGGCACGTTTGTATGCCCCTGATAACAGGCGGTTTTCATTAAAACTGCCGGTTATCGTTTATTTTCACGGAGGAGGATTTTGTGTGGGGTCGGCTGCATGGGCTTGTTACCATGATTTCTTGACAAATCTTGCACGTGTTACATGTTGCGTTGTTGTATCTGTAAATTATCGTCTCGCCCCTGAAAACCGGCTCCCAGTTGCCTATGACGACGGGGTCAACGCCGTTATGTGGCTAAAACAAGACTCTTTGAAGGGAACCATTAATGAGCTTAAATGTTGCGATTTTTCAAAATTGTATTTAGCTGGTGATAGTGCTGGTGGGAATATCGCGTACCATGTTGCATCACGACTAGTGTCTAGGTCGATCTTATTGCCACAAGGGATTATTTTGATTCAACCCTTTTTCGGGGGAGAATCAAGAACTACTTCCGAGAAGCATTCTATGCAACCGGTATACTCTGCATTAACACTTTCGTCTTCTGATACATATTGGCGGCTTGTGCTCCCACTAGGGTTTAAACGAGACCACCCTTTTTGTAACCCTCTCGCTAAAGGTGCACCAAACTTAAGTGATATGAGAATTTTCAAGGTAATGGTTTGTGTAGCCGAGTTAGACATATTGAAAGATAGAAATTTGGAGTTCACTACTGTTCTTGCTAGCGCTGGTGCGCGTGTGCAATCTGTTATTCACAAAGACGTTGGACATGCGTTTCATGTTCTACAAAACTACCCAATGGCTCGTACCCGAACCAACGAGTTGATCTCTCAAGTCAAGGCTTTCATCAACCAGTAA